A genomic region of Leptidea sinapis chromosome 46, ilLepSina1.1, whole genome shotgun sequence contains the following coding sequences:
- the LOC126977979 gene encoding 110 kDa antigen-like, with product MKFLILFALVAAVTAAPVDFAEIEEIMNAIHSPSTDPATAAALEQMLYDILGINTGEIGVGPAIIKPDEIQVGPAIINPDEIQVGPAIINPDEIQVGPAIIKPDEIQVGPAIINPDEIQVGPAIINPDEIQVGPAIIKPDEIQVGPAIIKPDEIQVGPAIVKPDEIQVGPALVKPEDISVGPALVKPDEIQVGPAVVKPEDISVGPAVVKPEDISVGPALVKPEDISVGPALVKPDEIQVGPAVVKPEEINVGPAVEPEYEGINIGPAFVVPGTPVGPAGLPSQFNTPLVQVIVNIDSSSNSVTVEQLETIPGAIEDVHVINPQPALVEEGVHIIPEPVSVVEGFETEPISVADPIIPDVAANLPEQLN from the exons ATGAAGTTCCTAATTCTGTTCGCATTGGTCGCGGCTGTGACCGCCGCCCCTGTCGACTTTGCTGAGATCGAAGAGATCATGAACGCCATCCACAGCCCCAGCACTGACCCCGCCACTGCTGCAGCTCTCGAACAAATGCTTTATGACATACTCGGAATTAATACAGGTGAAATCGGTGTTGGACCCGCAATTATTAAACCAGACGAAATCCAAGTTGGACCCGCAATTATCAACCCAGACGAAATCCAAGTTGGACCCGCAATTATCAACCCAGACGAAATCCAAGTTGGACCCGCAATTATTAAACCAGACGAAATCCAAGTTGGACCCGCAATTATCAACCCAGACGAAATCCAAGTTGGACCCGCAATTATCAACCCAGACGAAATCCAAGTTGGACCCGCAATTATCAAACCAGACGAAATCCAAGTTGGACCCGCAATTATCAAACCAGATGAAATTCAAGTTGGACCCGCAATTGTCAAACCAGACGAAATTCAAGTTGGACCCGCACTTGTTAAACCAGAGGACATCAGTGTTGGACCCGCACTTGTCAAACCAGATGAAATTCAAGTTGGAC CTGCAGTTGTAAAACCAGAAGACATCAGTGTCGGACCTGCAGTTGTAAAACCAGAAGACATCAGTGTTGGACCCGCACTTGTCAAACCAGAAGATATCAGTGTTGGACCCGCACTTGTCAAACCAGACGAAATCCAAGTTGGACCCGCAGTTGTTAAACCAGAAGAAATCAATGTTGGACCCGCAGTTGAGCCCGAATATGAAGGAATCAACATCGGACCAGCCTTCGTTGTACCTGGAACGCCCGTCGGACCCGCTGGTCTTCCTTCCCAATTTAACACTCCCCTAGTCCAGGTCATCGTAAACATTGACTCTAGCTCCAACTCAGTCACCGTCGAACAATTGGAAACAATCCCTGGAGCCATCGAAGATGTACACGTCATCAACCCCCAGCCAGCCCTCGTTGAAGAAGGTGTCCACATCATTCCTGAACCAGTCAGCGTCGTTGAGGGATTCGAAACTGAGCCCATCAGCGTTGCCGATCCCATCATTCCTGACGTTGCTGCCAACCTCCCTGAACAACTCAACTAA